ACCTGGGCTTCTAACCATCTGCGCCATTTCAGTCCATTACCCCCCTTTAAAAAGTTCCCCAAACTATTGCCTATTTCATCCTTGGGCGCGCCATTCAGCCACGCATCGCCAACGGACGTCATATGTTCCACCGGATACTTTGCAAACACATCACGCACCATTTCATTGGTTATTGCATTACCATATTGTTCATGCAGTTTGTCCAATTCTGCAAAACGTTCTTCGTATTTCCGATTCCTTTTTCCGTCTACCTTGGGTTCTTCTATTAAATCAGTACCAACATTATATGTTGCCGCCGACAATGCAATTAATTCCCCCGCCCGATTAATATCAACGTTATCAAACACCACATCATAGCAATACAACCGAAACAGTGTTTCATTTTCCATAATATGCCAACACGCTAATTCATAGGCCGCCTGGGTGGAAATTGGCGGTGTATTTTTATTAACACGCGTTCCGTCCTTTAAAACAGTTGAACCAAATCCAATTGTCCATATTCCACGTCCATCCAGATACGGCGCATGCATACCATTTGCATCAACATTAACCCCTTCCTTGGCAATCAGGTCCGCAACCAGATACGGCAACGCCCCCCGCATTTTATCCAGATATTCTGCATACGTTCCACGCTTTGCGCGCTCAGCCTCGCGTTCAATTTTTACCTGATTAACCAAATCAGAAATTTCAACCCCCGCCTTGATTCCACCCGCAATAGATGCAATCAGCATATAATAAATCATATGCGACGACAGGTTTGGATGCCGTTTCATAAACTCGTGTAATTTTTTATTTTCGCCTTTTTTATTTTTTCCAACACGCATATCACGCAGTGCCTTTTCCCCCGCACGCAACGCATGATTATCCAACGTAATATATTTGGTTGCCCAGAATAAAAATTGTGCCAACCCCGTCATGGTCATCCCTGCACCTTTTGCAACCTTGCCATACCATTTATCGGGTTGTATACGCTTGATTTCCTGGGTTGCGCGCCCAAACGCTCTGTGTGGAAAATTAACAATATTACGGAATTTTTCTGACATTTTATTTTTTCCCCAGCCCTGTTTTCTTGGCTATCTTTGAACGCTTGCGCGCATAGGCCGGCGCAACAAACGGATAATCATCCGGCAACCCCCACTTTTCACGATACTGCTGTGGGGTTAAATCAAAGCGTCGCTTGATATACCGGCGCAGCATCACATGCCACGTCCCATCTTCCAGACATTGAATCTTGTCTGGTCGAACAGAATCCTCGATTTGTTGTGGTGTAACGGACGTTCCGCGTAAAATCTCGCGCGCATTTTTTACTGCCATCTCCATCGTCAGTTTTGGATTCGCATTAATTGCCGCCGCCGCCAAATTTGCAACCGCCAAAGTGAACTCAGAATTTTTATTTACCAACTTGCCAATTCCTTTATAATTTAATAATATAATTATACCACAAATGAACCATAAATAAAAGCCAAGTAAAATGACACGACCACTTGCCGATTTAATGCGTCCCAACACAATTGACCAGGTTATTGGTCAAACCACACTGTTGGGTGAAAACGGCCTGGTCCGTCGCATGGTTGACAATAAAAAACTATCTAATTTAATTCTGTGGGGCCCGCCCGGGTGTGGCAAAACAACAATTGCGCGTGCCCTGGCAAACTCGGTCGACATGGACTTTGTTCCGATGTCCGCGGTATTTTCTGGTACGGCAGATATAAAAAAGGCAATGGACACCGCCCGCATGAGCCGCGACATTGGCCGTGGAACATTATTATTTATTGATGAAATTCACCGCTTTAACAAAACGCAACAGGACACCCTGTTGCCATATCTGGAAGATGGCACAGTCGTATTCATTGGTGCAACAACCGAAAACCCCAGTTTTAATTTAAACAACGCGTTATTGTCGCGCTGTCATATCGGGGTACTGCAGCCATTATCCACCGAAGATTTATTGACATTAATGACCCGCGCCGAAGAATTTGTTGATAAAAAATTACCACTGGAAAACAATGCACGAACCCACCTGGCCCAGATGGCGGACGGGGATGCGCGATTTTTGCTGAACACAGTTGAATACCTGTTTAACGCAAATTTTAAAAAGCCACTATCACCCGACGCACTGGATAACGCAGTACAAAAACGCGCCCCCCTGTCGGACAAGCATGGTGACGAACACTATAATTTAATATCTGCGGTTCACAAATCCCTGCGTGCTAGCGACACTGACGCCGCCCTGTACTGGACGGCGCGCATGAT
The genomic region above belongs to Alphaproteobacteria bacterium and contains:
- a CDS encoding replication-associated recombination protein A, with the translated sequence MTRPLADLMRPNTIDQVIGQTTLLGENGLVRRMVDNKKLSNLILWGPPGCGKTTIARALANSVDMDFVPMSAVFSGTADIKKAMDTARMSRDIGRGTLLFIDEIHRFNKTQQDTLLPYLEDGTVVFIGATTENPSFNLNNALLSRCHIGVLQPLSTEDLLTLMTRAEEFVDKKLPLENNARTHLAQMADGDARFLLNTVEYLFNANFKKPLSPDALDNAVQKRAPLSDKHGDEHYNLISAVHKSLRASDTDAALYWTARMMTSGQDPMYIFRRLTRFAVEDIGLADPNALQIAIAAWSAYERLGSPEGDLALTQLVIYLGTAPKSIGNYRAQKAAYAAARETGSLMPPKNILNAPTKMMKNLGYNAGYIYEPDTATGFSGQNCFPESMGRRKFYEPVERGFEREIKKRLEYWDTLRKKLNND